One Gossypium hirsutum isolate 1008001.06 chromosome A11, Gossypium_hirsutum_v2.1, whole genome shotgun sequence genomic window carries:
- the LOC107958362 gene encoding protein FD has product LSILSSPNNNTPTFSLNTLSSVSSSSSSSSSSSSSSSSSPLSTPSHLHNQTHTPKTMEEVWKEINLASLHDNSSSREGLNPHNPHFILQDFLARPFSKEPPTNRVSANGDTTFLDSPPPPPPATLLSLNSGPGFDFLDNSCPLRSKPRLQMQNNPISDLSNMNCPFDALASPSGLACFDKKRFQDPDNNSGDRRHKRMIKNRESAARSRARKQVYTNELELEVAHLMEENARLKRQQEQLRVAAATPLSRKRTLQRTSTAPF; this is encoded by the exons ttatccatATTGTCATCACCCAACAACAACACACCAACATTCAGCCTAAACACACTGTCCTCagtatcatcttcttcttcttcttcctcttcttcttcatcatcatcatcatcttcaccaCTCTCTACCCCTTCCCATCTTCACAACCAAACCCATACACCCAAAACTATGGAAGAGGTATGGAAGGAGATTAACCTTGCTTCTCTACATGATAACTCTTCTTCCAGGGAAGGCCTAAATCCCCACAATCCCCATTTTATCCTCCAGGATTTTCTGGCTAGACCTTTCAGCAAAGAACCACCAACAAACAGGGTCTCCGCAAACGGGGACACCACGTTTCTTGATTCTCCACCACCGCCACCTCCTGCCACTCTTTTGAGCCTGAATTCGGGTCCCGGCTTTGATTTCCTTGATAACTCGTGTCCTCTCAGGTCTAAGCCGCGTTTGCAAATGCAAAACAACCCCATCTCGGATCTGTCCAATATGAATTGCCCATTTGACGCTCTAGCTTCGCCTTCTGGTTTGGCTTGTTTTGATAAGAAAAGGTTCCAAGATCCTGATAACAATTCTGGGGATCGACGCCACAAGCGTATGATCAAGAACCGGGAGTCTGCAGCTCGATCAAGAGCTAGGAAACAG GTTTACACTAATGAGTTAGAGCTTGAAGTTGCCCATCTTATGGAAGAGAATGCAAGACTCAAGAGACAGCAAGAACAG TTACGTGTAGCTGCTGCCACTCCACTTTCTAGAAAGCGAACGCTTCAGCGAACGTCAACGGCTCCATTTTGA
- the LOC107905328 gene encoding uncharacterized protein, with product MHRKKDGTPMTSEAAEIMEKLKDKKAKYEATASIDSFVNFEDIDNRIINEVLGPERYGRVRFQGSGVNTTQYFGSTSHQYMPSRSKSQAEVQKLKDQIVQIQVSTDEQISQLRAKAAAREAEAAEREAEQNRKYNELQLQLQSMMTMFQQFQNPPS from the exons atgCATAGGAAAAAAGATGGAACTCCGATGACATCTgaggctgcagaaattatg gagaaactaaaagatAAGAAGGCAAAGTATGAAGCGACTGCTTCGATtgatagttttgttaattttgaggatattgataacagaattattaatgaagttttgggtcctgaaaggtatggtcgggttagatttcaaggatctggtgttaacacgacccaatattttggatccacctCGCACCAATACATGCCTTCCAGGAGTAAaagtcaagctgaagttcagaagCTAAAAGATCAGATAGTTCAGATACAAGTTAGCACAGATGAGCAAATTTCTCAACTTAGAGCGaaggcagcagcgagggaggcggAGGCAGCAGAGAGGGAGGCGGAGCAGAACAGAAAATACAAtgaactccagctacagcttcagtcTATGATGACTATGTTCCAGCAATTTCaaaatccgccatcttag